A section of the Neorhizobium galegae bv. orientalis str. HAMBI 540 genome encodes:
- a CDS encoding UDP-N-acetylmuramoyl-L-alanyl-D-glutamate--2,6-diaminopimelate ligase, whose product MKLRELAGRDFPEIAELMAGPAGDLDVTGLTSDSRKVTSGMLFAALAGTKADGSSYIGDAAARGAVAAIAGHTADAGIPVLAVSNPRRLLALAAARFYGAQPETMVAVTGTAGKTSVASFTRQIWAHAGHAAAQIGTTGVVSPTRNDYGSLTTPDPVELQKLLSELAAEGVTHAAMEASSHGLDQSRIDGVRLSAAGFTNLGRDHMDYHPTVESYMAAKMRLFDTLMPKGSPVVIFADDAWSEEAIRVATVADLDVRTVGRRGDYLCLKRVEHFRHKQTAEIHVGEQIFEVDIPLAGDFQVSNALVAAGLAMSTGVPAAVAMAALEKLVGASGRLELVGQTKDGALAYVDYAHKPDALENVLASVRPFTTGRVIVVFGCGGDRDKGKRPIMGDVATRLADIVIVTDDNPRSEIPEVIRSEIMAAAPGAVEIGDRANAIREAVGMLQSGDTLIVAGKGHEEGQTIGATVLPFSDHVEVRKALQELKS is encoded by the coding sequence ATGAAGTTGCGAGAACTTGCCGGACGGGATTTCCCGGAAATAGCCGAGCTGATGGCCGGACCGGCAGGCGATCTCGATGTGACGGGCCTGACTTCCGACAGCCGCAAGGTAACCTCCGGCATGCTGTTTGCCGCACTCGCCGGCACCAAGGCGGACGGGTCGAGCTATATCGGCGATGCCGCTGCCCGCGGCGCGGTCGCGGCGATCGCCGGCCATACGGCGGACGCGGGCATCCCTGTTCTTGCCGTTTCCAACCCCCGCCGGCTGCTGGCACTCGCGGCCGCCCGTTTTTACGGTGCGCAGCCAGAAACCATGGTTGCCGTCACGGGCACCGCCGGCAAGACCTCCGTTGCCTCCTTCACCCGCCAGATCTGGGCGCATGCCGGCCATGCCGCGGCTCAGATCGGCACGACCGGCGTCGTTTCGCCGACCCGCAACGATTATGGCTCGCTGACCACGCCCGATCCGGTCGAGTTGCAGAAGCTGCTCTCGGAACTGGCTGCCGAGGGCGTCACCCACGCCGCCATGGAAGCTTCCAGCCATGGCCTAGACCAGAGCCGGATCGACGGCGTGCGTCTTTCCGCCGCCGGCTTTACCAATCTCGGCCGCGACCATATGGACTACCATCCGACCGTCGAGAGCTACATGGCCGCCAAGATGCGGCTTTTCGATACGCTGATGCCGAAGGGCTCGCCCGTCGTCATCTTCGCCGACGATGCCTGGTCGGAGGAGGCGATACGGGTGGCGACGGTTGCCGACCTGGATGTCCGTACCGTCGGTCGTCGGGGCGATTATCTCTGCCTGAAGCGGGTCGAGCATTTCCGTCATAAGCAGACGGCCGAAATTCACGTCGGCGAGCAGATTTTCGAAGTCGATATTCCGCTCGCGGGCGATTTCCAGGTGTCGAACGCGCTGGTCGCGGCGGGGCTTGCCATGTCGACCGGGGTTCCGGCCGCCGTTGCCATGGCCGCCCTTGAAAAGCTGGTCGGCGCCTCGGGTCGTCTCGAACTGGTCGGCCAGACAAAGGACGGCGCACTCGCCTATGTGGATTATGCCCACAAACCGGACGCACTGGAAAACGTGCTGGCATCCGTCCGCCCCTTCACGACCGGCCGCGTCATCGTGGTGTTCGGCTGCGGCGGCGACCGCGACAAGGGCAAGCGGCCGATCATGGGCGACGTGGCGACGCGGCTTGCCGATATCGTCATCGTCACCGACGACAATCCGCGTTCCGAGATTCCCGAAGTGATCCGCTCCGAGATCATGGCGGCCGCTCCGGGCGCCGTCGAGATCGGTGACCGGGCCAATGCGATCCGCGAGGCGGTTGGCATGCTGCAGTCGGGCGACACATTGATTGTTGCGGGCAAGGGCCACGAGGAAGGCCAAACGATCGGCGCCACGGTCCTGCCGTTCTCCGATCACGTCGAAGTCCGCAAGGCATTGCAGGAGCTGAAATCGTGA
- a CDS encoding peptidoglycan D,D-transpeptidase FtsI family protein: protein MSFLSRIMIVKSRAHFSSGSRGRGSEKASFEGTRKRKSAQAKNRVGLLIAGFAVFYCVIGGRLMQYGVAQPLTTSSILPADRLLASRPDLVDRNGAVLATDIRTVSLFAEPNKIIDPDEVIEKLATVLNDLDVKGTYSKLTSNSRFQWLRRQLTPKQQSQILALGIPGIGFRPEKRRFYPGGPTAAHVVGYVNIDNRGVAGMERYVDNQGLADLAAVGMTSSQPLEPVKLSIDLRVQSIVRDVVTEAISKYSSIGAGAVVLDVHTGEVLAMASAPDFDPNNPAEGGEQGWFNRVSNGTFEMGSTFKSFTIAMGLDSGKVNLQSTFDARFPIRIGGFTIKDFHGKGRILSVPEIFQFSSNIGTAKIADTVGIEGHKDFLTKLGLLTKMRTELPEVAYPSQPREWKKINSVTISFGHGVSTTPLQTAVAGAALVNGGKLVEPTFLPRTRAEADKVATQVMKPTTSKDMRFLFEWNGVNGSGRNARVAGFNVGGKTGTADKVVNGRYAHDKNFNAFLAAFPMDNPQYVVLTFCDEPKTEKGNGAALAATSAAPMVKEIITRAAPILGVKPKFGNDGSALLVSY, encoded by the coding sequence ATGTCTTTCCTGTCCCGCATCATGATCGTCAAGAGCCGCGCGCATTTTTCGTCCGGCAGCCGTGGCCGCGGTTCTGAAAAGGCTTCCTTCGAGGGAACCCGCAAGCGCAAGTCTGCCCAGGCGAAAAACCGCGTCGGCCTGCTGATTGCCGGTTTCGCGGTCTTCTATTGCGTCATCGGCGGCCGCCTGATGCAATATGGCGTCGCGCAGCCGCTGACGACCTCGAGCATCCTGCCGGCAGATCGGCTGCTGGCGTCACGTCCCGACCTCGTCGACCGCAACGGCGCGGTCCTGGCGACTGACATCCGCACAGTCTCGCTGTTTGCCGAGCCCAACAAGATCATCGATCCCGACGAGGTGATCGAGAAGCTGGCGACAGTCCTGAACGACCTCGACGTCAAGGGCACCTATTCGAAGCTGACCTCGAATTCGCGTTTCCAGTGGCTGCGCCGCCAGCTGACCCCGAAGCAGCAGAGCCAGATCCTGGCGCTCGGCATTCCGGGCATCGGTTTCCGGCCCGAAAAGCGTCGTTTCTATCCGGGCGGCCCGACCGCCGCGCATGTCGTCGGTTACGTCAATATCGACAACCGCGGCGTCGCCGGCATGGAGCGTTATGTCGACAATCAGGGTCTCGCCGATCTCGCAGCCGTCGGCATGACGTCCAGCCAGCCGCTGGAGCCGGTCAAGCTGTCCATCGATCTGCGCGTCCAGTCGATCGTCCGCGACGTGGTGACCGAAGCGATCAGCAAGTACAGCTCAATCGGCGCCGGCGCGGTCGTCCTCGACGTACATACCGGCGAGGTGCTCGCCATGGCGTCCGCGCCCGATTTCGATCCCAACAATCCGGCCGAAGGCGGCGAGCAGGGCTGGTTCAACCGCGTGTCGAACGGCACGTTCGAAATGGGCTCCACCTTCAAGTCTTTCACGATCGCCATGGGTCTCGATTCCGGCAAAGTGAACCTTCAGAGCACGTTCGACGCCCGGTTCCCGATCCGCATTGGCGGTTTCACCATCAAGGATTTCCACGGCAAGGGGCGCATCCTGAGCGTTCCGGAAATTTTTCAGTTTTCGTCGAATATCGGTACCGCCAAGATCGCCGACACGGTCGGCATCGAAGGCCACAAGGATTTCCTGACCAAGCTAGGCCTGCTGACGAAAATGCGCACCGAGCTTCCGGAAGTCGCTTATCCGAGCCAGCCGCGCGAATGGAAGAAGATCAATTCGGTCACCATCTCCTTCGGCCACGGTGTCTCGACGACACCGCTGCAGACGGCGGTCGCCGGTGCGGCGCTGGTCAACGGAGGCAAGCTGGTCGAGCCGACCTTCCTGCCGCGTACCCGCGCGGAGGCCGACAAGGTCGCTACCCAGGTGATGAAGCCGACGACCAGCAAGGACATGCGCTTCCTGTTCGAATGGAACGGCGTCAATGGCTCGGGCAGAAACGCACGTGTGGCGGGCTTCAACGTCGGCGGCAAGACGGGCACGGCGGACAAGGTCGTCAACGGTCGTTACGCCCATGACAAGAACTTCAACGCATTCCTCGCCGCATTCCCGATGGACAATCCGCAATATGTCGTCCTGACGTTCTGCGACGAACCCAAGACCGAGAAAGGCAACGGCGCAGCTCTTGCGGCAACCTCGGCTGCTCCCATGGTCAAGGAGATCATCACCCGCGCTGCGCCCATTCTGGGTGTGAAGCCGAAGTTCGGCAATGACGGTTCTGCCCTGCTTGTGTCTTATTGA
- the ftsL gene encoding cell division protein FtsL, with amino-acid sequence MLRSFDLVLIGVMTAAAVVTYSIKHRADEKLSEVRRLESEIKLEKDTIDLLKADWALLTQPNRLHRLINVYNTELALAPTETTQLAMPKELPMPKARLPQPETTIEDIIAGKNSEVAAALKGVAAAKAKPAPKIPVPLRRGPVEVISTGSVKR; translated from the coding sequence ATGCTGCGTAGCTTCGATCTTGTTCTGATCGGCGTCATGACGGCAGCGGCCGTCGTCACCTATTCGATCAAGCACCGCGCCGACGAGAAGCTCAGCGAGGTTCGTCGGCTCGAGTCGGAAATCAAGCTGGAGAAGGATACGATCGATCTCCTCAAGGCTGACTGGGCCCTGCTGACCCAGCCGAACCGCCTGCATCGGCTGATCAACGTCTACAATACCGAGCTGGCGCTCGCCCCGACCGAAACGACCCAGCTTGCGATGCCGAAGGAGCTGCCGATGCCGAAGGCGCGGCTTCCGCAGCCCGAGACGACGATCGAGGATATCATCGCCGGCAAGAACAGCGAGGTTGCCGCAGCCCTGAAGGGGGTTGCTGCCGCCAAGGCCAAGCCCGCTCCGAAAATTCCCGTGCCGCTGCGGCGCGGTCCCGTCGAAGTCATTTCAACAGGATCGGTGAAACGCTGA
- the rsmH gene encoding 16S rRNA (cytosine(1402)-N(4))-methyltransferase RsmH, which translates to MAANPGDGTTEPEGGPVRHIPVLLKEVLEALEPRAGKIILDGTFGAGGYTSAILAADAEVIALDRDPNAIAAGKALVDAHKGRLHLIQSQFSRLADHAPEGGLDGVVFDIGVSSMQIDEADRGFSFQRNGPLDMRMSASGVSAADVVNRAKVGDLTRIFGFLGEEKQSGRIARAIEKRRLTEPFTTTRELANLIETVNPRKAKDKIHPATRVFQALRVFVNDELGELAQALFAAERALKPGGRLVVVTFHSLEDRIVKQFFADRSGKASGSRHLPMVEAKPAIFEPLGKSMISASDEEAELNPRARSAKLRAGVRTEAAPRAADISIFDLPDLASLAKMGA; encoded by the coding sequence ATGGCGGCGAATCCAGGCGACGGAACAACCGAGCCCGAAGGCGGACCGGTTCGTCACATTCCGGTTCTTCTGAAAGAAGTTCTCGAGGCGCTCGAGCCTCGGGCCGGCAAGATCATTCTCGACGGTACGTTCGGGGCAGGTGGTTATACATCGGCGATCCTTGCGGCGGATGCCGAAGTGATCGCGCTCGATCGCGACCCGAATGCGATTGCCGCCGGCAAGGCGCTGGTCGATGCCCACAAGGGCCGCCTCCATCTCATTCAGTCGCAGTTCTCCCGTCTTGCCGATCATGCGCCGGAAGGCGGGCTTGATGGCGTGGTGTTCGATATCGGCGTCTCCTCCATGCAGATCGACGAGGCCGATCGCGGTTTCTCCTTCCAGCGCAACGGGCCGCTCGATATGCGCATGTCGGCGAGCGGCGTCTCGGCGGCGGATGTCGTCAATCGCGCCAAGGTCGGCGATCTCACCCGTATCTTCGGTTTTCTCGGCGAGGAAAAGCAGTCGGGCCGCATCGCCCGCGCCATCGAGAAGCGTCGTCTAACCGAGCCGTTCACTACCACGCGCGAACTCGCAAACCTCATCGAGACCGTCAACCCGCGCAAGGCCAAGGACAAGATCCATCCGGCGACCCGCGTCTTCCAGGCGCTGCGTGTCTTCGTCAACGATGAACTCGGCGAACTCGCCCAGGCGCTGTTTGCCGCCGAGCGGGCGCTGAAACCCGGCGGCCGGCTGGTCGTCGTCACCTTTCATTCGCTCGAAGACCGGATCGTCAAGCAGTTCTTCGCCGATCGTTCCGGCAAGGCTTCCGGTTCGCGCCACCTGCCGATGGTGGAGGCCAAGCCAGCGATTTTCGAACCCCTCGGCAAGTCGATGATCTCGGCGAGCGACGAGGAGGCGGAATTGAACCCGCGCGCCCGGTCCGCAAAGCTTCGCGCCGGTGTGCGGACGGAAGCCGCGCCTCGGGCGGCCGACATATCCATTTTCGATCTGCCTGATCTCGCCAGCCTTGCAAAGATGGGAGCCTGA
- the mraZ gene encoding division/cell wall cluster transcriptional repressor MraZ translates to MSRFLSNATNRIDAKGRVSVPASFRSVLSERGIQELYCLQDFTYPAISVGGPDLLDRYERQIASVDPFSPEANRMSLLVHGGGLFMRLDAEGRLMVTDFIRDFTGISSDVTFVGRSDHFQLWQPQAFHEAQAAAREGRFGSRPA, encoded by the coding sequence ATGAGCCGCTTCCTGTCAAATGCGACGAACAGGATCGATGCGAAGGGACGGGTCTCCGTTCCGGCGAGTTTTCGTTCGGTCCTTTCGGAGCGCGGGATCCAGGAGCTTTATTGCCTTCAGGATTTCACCTATCCGGCGATCAGCGTCGGCGGGCCGGATCTGCTCGATCGTTACGAGCGGCAGATCGCCTCCGTCGATCCGTTTTCGCCGGAAGCGAACCGGATGTCGCTGCTCGTTCACGGTGGCGGCCTCTTCATGAGGCTCGATGCGGAGGGCCGGCTGATGGTCACGGATTTCATCCGCGACTTCACGGGAATCAGCTCGGACGTTACCTTCGTTGGGCGCTCGGATCATTTTCAACTTTGGCAGCCGCAGGCGTTCCACGAGGCGCAGGCGGCGGCGAGAGAGGGGCGCTTCGGTTCGCGTCCCGCGTAA
- a CDS encoding NAD(P)/FAD-dependent oxidoreductase: protein MTERFRFIVIGRGMMGAAAARYLSKWTDGIALVGPGEPADYGRHEGVFASHYDEARITRTIDPDPVWARLANRSIERYGEIARESGLDFYSQSCCLLVGPKRGDGPSYVANVLDAADKLGVATETLSDADLAGRFGFFSFPKESEGVWEPRNAGHINPRRLVKAQALIAERQGTAIIPETVSSVRQDGDQVTVTTSEGNSYFAEKVLVAAGGFSINENLLPRRLDLNVYARTVAFFEVDEAAMDVWGRVPSLIWKWREGEDGIYLLPPVRYPDGKIYLKIGGDPDDLLLPTEPDIRAWFRSGGRESTRARLAEIMTRLMPDLDLSRSSMAACVTSFTPTGYPAIAMTDADRIGILSGGCGAAAKSSDEIGRLGAELIFHGQIRDDTYSTDFRADYL from the coding sequence ATGACGGAACGGTTCAGATTTATCGTGATCGGGAGGGGCATGATGGGCGCTGCGGCGGCCCGCTACCTCTCGAAATGGACCGACGGTATTGCGTTGGTCGGTCCCGGTGAGCCGGCGGACTACGGGCGCCATGAAGGCGTCTTTGCCAGCCACTACGACGAGGCGCGCATCACCCGGACGATCGATCCCGATCCCGTGTGGGCGCGCCTCGCCAATCGTTCGATCGAACGTTACGGCGAGATCGCCCGTGAAAGTGGCTTGGATTTCTATTCCCAATCGTGCTGCCTGCTGGTCGGCCCGAAGCGCGGCGACGGCCCGTCCTACGTCGCAAACGTCCTCGATGCGGCAGACAAGCTCGGCGTTGCAACCGAGACGCTGTCGGATGCGGACCTTGCTGGCCGATTCGGTTTCTTCTCGTTCCCGAAGGAGAGCGAGGGTGTCTGGGAGCCGAGGAACGCCGGGCACATCAATCCGCGCCGGCTGGTGAAGGCCCAGGCTCTGATCGCCGAGCGTCAGGGTACGGCAATCATTCCGGAAACGGTTTCCTCGGTGCGCCAGGATGGCGATCAGGTCACCGTCACCACCAGCGAGGGCAACAGCTATTTTGCTGAAAAAGTGCTGGTCGCAGCCGGCGGCTTCTCGATCAACGAGAACCTGCTGCCGCGGCGTCTTGACCTCAACGTCTATGCCCGCACCGTCGCCTTCTTCGAGGTAGACGAGGCCGCGATGGATGTCTGGGGCAGGGTGCCTTCGCTGATCTGGAAATGGCGCGAGGGCGAGGATGGCATCTACCTCCTGCCGCCGGTGCGTTACCCCGACGGCAAGATTTATCTGAAGATCGGCGGCGATCCGGACGACCTGCTGCTGCCGACGGAGCCGGACATCCGCGCCTGGTTCCGTTCGGGCGGGCGGGAAAGCACGCGCGCCCGGCTTGCCGAGATCATGACGCGGCTGATGCCGGACCTCGATCTCTCCCGCTCGTCGATGGCCGCCTGCGTCACCTCGTTCACCCCGACCGGATATCCGGCAATCGCGATGACCGATGCCGATCGAATCGGCATCCTCAGCGGCGGCTGCGGGGCGGCGGCCAAGAGCTCCGACGAGATCGGCCGGCTCGGCGCGGAGCTGATCTTCCATGGGCAAATCCGGGACGACACCTATTCGACGGATTTCCGGGCCGATTATCTCTGA
- a CDS encoding lytic transglycosylase domain-containing protein has translation MNTMIVAAAAGLAMLVAGTELVRAQDDDVTTYTKPLIIPWETRETGFAAPTDEAKRLVRQLHYSQLISKYADEYDVPEELALAVVQIESNFRPTVKGSAGEIGLMQIKPATARLMGYRGPDYGLYDPETNIRYGMKYLAGAHELGGGKICGTILKYNAGHGAKRMNPVSKRYCNRVQAVIETAEQTAEQTASLSPVAF, from the coding sequence ATGAATACAATGATTGTTGCTGCCGCGGCGGGCCTTGCCATGCTGGTCGCGGGAACCGAACTCGTGCGTGCTCAAGACGACGACGTCACCACCTATACCAAGCCGCTGATCATTCCATGGGAAACGCGCGAAACCGGTTTTGCCGCGCCCACCGACGAAGCCAAGCGCCTGGTTCGGCAGCTTCATTATTCCCAGCTGATCTCGAAATATGCGGACGAATACGATGTTCCGGAAGAGCTTGCGCTGGCGGTGGTGCAGATCGAGAGCAATTTCCGGCCGACCGTCAAGGGCAGTGCCGGCGAGATCGGGCTGATGCAGATCAAGCCGGCAACGGCGAGGCTGATGGGTTACCGCGGGCCGGATTATGGCCTCTACGATCCCGAGACCAATATCCGCTACGGCATGAAATACCTGGCCGGTGCGCATGAGCTCGGCGGCGGCAAGATTTGCGGCACCATCCTCAAATACAATGCCGGCCATGGCGCCAAGCGCATGAACCCGGTTTCGAAGCGTTATTGCAACCGGGTCCAGGCGGTGATCGAAACTGCGGAGCAGACGGCCGAACAGACCGCGTCGCTTTCGCCTGTGGCATTTTGA
- a CDS encoding N-acetylmuramoyl-L-alanine amidase, producing MTPFNADYAGATVRPSPNHGERADSRRPDMIILHYTGMPSGDKALSWLCNEESQVSSHYFVHEDGCVVQLVPEDRRAWHAGKSAWAGETDINSCSIGIEIANPGHPGGLPAYPSAQVEAVVELCRDCGERWQIRPERVVGHSDVAPIRKVDPGENFPWGKLYLEGIGHWIDPTQISGGRFFQLGESGQPIEALQSMLSLYGYGIEITGTFCERTKGVVEAFQRHFRPQLIDGIADFSTIDTLHRLLKSLPKFN from the coding sequence ATGACGCCGTTCAACGCCGATTATGCCGGCGCGACGGTAAGGCCTTCTCCCAACCATGGCGAACGTGCCGACAGTCGCCGGCCCGACATGATCATCCTGCACTATACGGGCATGCCGAGCGGCGATAAGGCGCTGTCCTGGCTCTGTAACGAAGAGAGCCAGGTCTCCAGCCATTATTTCGTCCACGAGGACGGGTGCGTGGTACAGCTCGTGCCGGAGGATCGCCGTGCCTGGCATGCCGGCAAGAGCGCCTGGGCCGGCGAGACCGACATCAATTCCTGTTCTATCGGTATCGAGATCGCCAATCCGGGCCATCCCGGAGGCCTGCCGGCCTATCCATCCGCGCAAGTCGAAGCAGTCGTCGAATTGTGTCGCGATTGCGGCGAAAGGTGGCAAATCCGGCCGGAAAGGGTGGTCGGACACTCGGATGTCGCCCCGATCCGCAAGGTCGATCCGGGCGAAAATTTCCCCTGGGGAAAGTTGTACCTTGAAGGGATCGGCCATTGGATCGATCCAACGCAAATCAGCGGCGGACGGTTTTTCCAGCTCGGCGAGAGCGGCCAGCCCATCGAAGCACTGCAGTCGATGCTGTCGCTCTATGGCTACGGAATTGAAATCACGGGCACTTTCTGCGAGCGCACGAAGGGTGTTGTCGAAGCCTTCCAGCGCCATTTCCGGCCGCAGCTCATCGATGGAATCGCCGATTTCTCGACGATCGACACTTTGCATCGGCTGCTCAAGTCCTTGCCAAAATTCAATTGA
- a CDS encoding J domain-containing protein, with the protein MIWDFACLQFSSLWERLLGAMGDAAGNALGRVVEAIRTMFEGDPETRRQVSFSVAIIALSAKMAKADGIVSEAEVKAFQQIFDFPDEEARNVARLYNLARQDVAGYEAYATKLAGLCSPGAGKAQNCPMLENVVDGLFHIAKADGLVHEAELAFLSRIAEIFRIDEGHFRRIMARHVHLEGRDPYLVLGVSPEDDFAKIRKQYRSLVSEHHPDRLIARGVPASLHAAANERMAALNAAYSAIEKERRAA; encoded by the coding sequence ATGATCTGGGATTTTGCTTGCCTTCAGTTTTCTTCTCTATGGGAACGGCTTCTCGGCGCCATGGGCGACGCAGCCGGCAACGCGCTCGGTCGCGTCGTCGAGGCGATCCGCACAATGTTCGAAGGCGATCCGGAAACGCGCCGGCAGGTGTCGTTTTCGGTTGCCATCATCGCGCTGTCGGCCAAGATGGCGAAGGCCGACGGTATCGTTAGCGAGGCCGAGGTCAAGGCCTTTCAGCAGATATTCGATTTTCCCGACGAGGAAGCCCGCAACGTCGCACGCCTCTATAACCTCGCGCGCCAGGACGTTGCAGGTTACGAAGCCTATGCGACCAAGCTCGCGGGCCTGTGCAGCCCCGGTGCCGGCAAGGCTCAAAATTGCCCGATGCTGGAAAACGTCGTAGACGGCCTGTTCCATATCGCCAAGGCAGATGGGCTGGTGCATGAGGCGGAACTTGCTTTCCTGTCCCGCATCGCTGAAATCTTCCGCATCGACGAGGGGCATTTCCGCCGCATCATGGCGCGGCACGTGCATCTCGAGGGCCGGGATCCCTATCTGGTGCTCGGCGTTTCGCCGGAGGACGATTTCGCCAAGATCCGCAAGCAGTACCGGTCTCTTGTCTCCGAGCATCATCCCGACCGGTTGATCGCCCGCGGTGTTCCTGCTTCGCTGCATGCCGCCGCCAATGAGCGCATGGCGGCACTCAACGCCGCATATTCGGCGATCGAGAAAGAGCGCCGCGCCGCATGA
- a CDS encoding pyrophosphate--fructose-6-phosphate 1-phosphotransferase: MAKQKVAMLTAGGLAPCLSSAVGGLIERYNDVAPDIEMVAYRSGYQGVLLGDRIEITGDMREKAHLLHRYGGSPIGNSRVKLTNAADCVKRGLVKEGENPLRVAAERLAADGITILHTIGGDDTNTTAADLAAYLGANGYDLTVVGLPKTVDNDIVPIRQSLGAWTAAEVGAYFFDNVSNEQSAAPRTFVIHEVMGRHCGWLTAATARAYIQKTRGNEYVEGFMMNSAMKNIDGVYLPEMAFDLDKEVARLKDVMDKRGFVTLFVSEGAGLDAIVAEREAAGESIKRDAFGHVKIDTINVGGWFQKQFAALIGADRSMVQKSGYFARSAPANGNDLRLIQGMVDLAVESALNKVSGVTGHDEDQRGKLRTIEFPRIKGGKHFDLTAKWFGEVMNHIGQPFETA; the protein is encoded by the coding sequence ATGGCCAAACAGAAAGTAGCAATGCTGACCGCAGGGGGCCTCGCGCCCTGTCTGTCTTCCGCCGTCGGCGGCTTGATCGAGCGCTACAACGACGTCGCGCCTGACATCGAGATGGTTGCCTACCGCTCCGGTTATCAGGGCGTTCTGCTCGGCGACCGCATCGAAATCACCGGGGACATGCGCGAAAAAGCGCATCTGCTGCACCGCTACGGCGGCTCGCCGATCGGCAACAGCCGCGTCAAGCTCACCAATGCCGCAGACTGCGTCAAGCGCGGCCTCGTCAAGGAAGGTGAAAACCCGCTTCGCGTTGCCGCCGAGCGGTTGGCGGCCGATGGAATCACCATCCTTCACACGATCGGCGGCGACGACACCAACACGACGGCCGCCGACCTTGCCGCCTATCTCGGCGCCAACGGCTACGACCTCACCGTCGTCGGCCTGCCGAAGACCGTCGATAACGACATCGTGCCGATCCGCCAGTCGCTCGGCGCCTGGACGGCTGCCGAAGTCGGCGCATATTTCTTCGACAACGTTTCCAACGAGCAGAGTGCCGCTCCTCGCACATTTGTGATTCACGAAGTGATGGGACGTCACTGCGGCTGGCTTACCGCCGCGACCGCACGGGCCTATATTCAGAAGACCAGGGGCAATGAATATGTCGAGGGCTTCATGATGAACAGCGCGATGAAGAACATCGACGGTGTCTACCTGCCGGAGATGGCCTTCGACCTTGACAAGGAGGTCGCGCGTCTCAAGGACGTCATGGACAAGCGCGGTTTCGTGACCTTGTTCGTTTCGGAAGGTGCCGGCCTCGATGCGATCGTCGCCGAGCGGGAAGCCGCAGGCGAATCCATCAAGCGCGACGCGTTCGGCCATGTTAAGATCGATACGATCAATGTCGGCGGCTGGTTCCAGAAGCAGTTCGCGGCGCTGATCGGAGCCGATCGCTCGATGGTGCAGAAGTCCGGCTATTTCGCCCGCTCGGCGCCGGCCAACGGCAACGACCTGCGCCTTATCCAGGGCATGGTCGATCTCGCGGTCGAAAGCGCGCTGAACAAGGTTTCCGGCGTCACCGGCCACGACGAGGATCAGCGTGGGAAACTGCGCACGATCGAATTTCCCAGAATCAAGGGTGGAAAACATTTCGATCTGACGGCAAAATGGTTCGGCGAAGTGATGAACCATATCGGTCAGCCCTTCGAAACGGCTTGA
- a CDS encoding LysE family translocator, translated as MTADIWLAFAATAIFLALLPSPLACLTASFSLQRGRRTAIATVPGLAVGMSAALIVAMIPMALVAVYLPKLVDVISWAGLGYLMLYVLWSYQDPRISGPIADNDNLPECRAARIFGCLFGKSAFQARYAVVLAAVLAQFVDPDRSLLPQLLEMQATFLVCAALGAGIHVLFPRRVLSRRRRPANLNAASRKPQTRFISRRAVTAGYRRIAA; from the coding sequence ATGACGGCTGACATCTGGCTCGCTTTTGCTGCGACCGCGATATTTCTCGCCCTCCTTCCAAGCCCTCTTGCTTGTCTTACCGCCAGCTTCTCGCTCCAGCGCGGTCGCCGCACGGCGATCGCAACGGTTCCGGGGCTTGCCGTCGGAATGTCGGCAGCCCTGATCGTGGCGATGATCCCCATGGCCCTGGTCGCCGTCTATCTGCCGAAGCTCGTCGACGTAATCTCCTGGGCGGGGCTGGGCTACCTGATGCTCTACGTGCTCTGGTCCTACCAGGATCCGCGAATCTCCGGCCCCATCGCAGACAATGACAATCTTCCCGAGTGTCGGGCGGCGCGAATCTTTGGATGCCTGTTCGGCAAATCCGCCTTCCAGGCGCGTTATGCCGTCGTCCTTGCAGCCGTGCTCGCCCAGTTCGTCGATCCCGACCGGTCGCTCCTTCCCCAGCTTCTCGAAATGCAGGCGACCTTCCTTGTTTGCGCAGCACTTGGAGCCGGAATTCACGTGCTTTTTCCGCGCCGCGTGCTCAGTCGCAGACGGCGCCCCGCCAACCTCAACGCCGCCTCGCGTAAACCCCAGACGCGCTTCATTTCACGGCGTGCGGTCACCGCCGGCTATCGCCGGATCGCCGCGTGA